Proteins from a genomic interval of Cheilinus undulatus linkage group 15, ASM1832078v1, whole genome shotgun sequence:
- the ska3 gene encoding spindle and kinetochore-associated protein 3: MDPTARFFAKLRKLAVTLETEATKLQQDFENRNNEDDSEATTRAMRAYHDLNCDVGNLKGQIQEHLAQQKTRENEVSSFIKACKVMEQRFTKDIQTLRGHWEKYGYQAPQDTQKTTRSKSQESEAEAEVTNEGETSAEGEEESQEEAGDDPCSLPPIPGPPAFTDVMRTPQLSDFGLSEMQLKRALAGVEWCSEAPPMPEMNLPHPVLRTPAPPPMSLTPKRALRMDDEELQTPQMHDFGISEHTMCLNNDFTMDLFKKNVTKPQRPSEDIPSPPNKSLMESLQTQVNKLESPELPVFCTPGLKIKKTKAHCTPDAQASVDPASPDHPENLPSTPEVPAFQTPYMNRLVSTKKSAQQTEPIKMQTEDDSYNFELQTTPHNRPSGSKRTWEYNMPEISIMGVEDKQVPEMPNLESLLGNSLQNRSAKIPKKTSECKEVTKKPSVKSLELDGPTQEFSLGTPRIRMDYQEPSTPEMPDLSSVTQDICKLLSEAQKKKTVMTVVNQNVRPEKDRKRALSVPVVSESEFQSLPSYLRQMTLKDLNQAVHNINKYTEEFRGEKTEFQMDELGRITNVGVRTAVYILCLTELKRLNHVGGAMSTSVYKLSTHN, encoded by the exons ATGGACCCAACAGCTCGGTTTTTTGCTAAGCTAAGGAAGCTGGCGGTGACTCTGGAGACAGAAGCTACCAAACTACAGCAAGACTTTGAAAACCGTAATAACGAGGATGACAGTG aaGCAACAACGAGAGCGATGAGAGCCTATCACGATCTGAACTGTGACGTTGGAAACCTAAAG GGTCAGATCCAGGAACATTTGGCTCAGCAGAAAACTCGAGAGAACGAGGTGAGCAGCTTCATTAAGGCCTGCAAAGTGATGGAGCAGAGGTTCACTAAGGACATCCAGACACTGAGAGGACACTGGGAAAAATATGGGTACCAAGCTCCACAAGACACCCAGAAAACAACCC GGTCTAAAAGTCAGGAGTCAGAGGCTGAAGCTGAAGTCACAAATGAGGGTGAAACATCAGCAGAAGGAGAAGAGGAAAGCCAGGAGGAAGCAGGAGACGATCCTTGCTCTTTGCCTCCAATCCCAGGACCTCCGGCATTCACTGACGTGATGCGAACCCCTCAGCTCTCTGACTTCGGCCTGTCTGAGATGCAGCTGAAGAGAGCTCTGGCTGGGGTGGAGTGGTGCTCTGAAGCGCCGCCTATGCCTGAGATGAACCTCCCTCACCCAGTACTCCGCACCCCGGCTCCCCCACCCATGTCCTTGACTCCCAAACGTGCCCTGCGAATGGATGATGAAGAGCTACAGACGCCACAGATGCATGACTTTGGAATCTCAGAGCACACCATGTGTCTGAACAACGACTTCACGATGGATCTTTTTAAGAAGAACGTGACAAAGCCCCAGAG ACCATCAGAGGACATACCTTCGCCACCAAATAAGTCTCTGATGGAAAGTTTGCAAACACAAG TAAATAAGCTGGAGTCTCCAGAGCTGCCAGTGTTTTGCACCCCAGGGCTGAAgatcaaaaagacaaaagctcacTGTACCCCAGATGCTCAAGCCAGTGTAGATCCAGCATCCCCTGATCATCCTGAAAATCTTCCCTCAACCCCTGAGGTCCCTGCTTTTCAGACTCCATACATGAACCGACTTGTAAGCactaaaaag aGTGCACAGCAGACTGAGCCCATCAAAATGCAAACTGAAGATGACAGCTACAACTTTGAACTCCAAACAACTCCTCATAACAGGCCATCAGGCTCTAAACGCACCTGGGAATACAACATGCCTGAGATATCCATCATGGGAGTGGAGGACAAGCAGGTGCCAGAGATGCCAAACCTGGAGTCTCTTCTGGGAAATTCTCTACAAAAT AGAAGTGCAAAAATCCCAAAGAAGACCAGTGAGTGTAAAGAGGTAACCAAGAAGCCCTCTGTCAAGAGTCTGGAGCTAGATGGGCCCACCCAAGAGTTCAGCCTTGGGACGCCTCGCATCAGGATGGACTACCAAGAGCCAAGCACACCGGAGATGCCAGACCTCAGCTCTGTCACACAGGACATCTGTAAA CTTTTGTCAGAGGCGCAGAAGAAGAAGACTGTCATGACAGTTGTGAACCAGAATGTCAGACCGGAAAAAGATAGAAAGAG AGCTCTGAGTGTACCTGTGGTGTCAGAGAGCGAGTTCCAGAGTTTACCCAGCTACCTGAGGCAGATGACCCTCAAGGACTTAAACCAGGCTGTTCACAACATCAACAAATACACAGAGGAGTTTCGAG GAGAAAAGACAGAGTTTCAGATGGATGAGCTGGGCAGGATTACCAATGTTGGAGTCAGGACAGCCGTGTACATCCTGTGTCTTACTGAGCTCAAGAGGCTGAATCATGTAGGAGGAGCCATGAGCACGTCTGTGTACAAACTGAGCACACACAACTGA